In Sander lucioperca isolate FBNREF2018 chromosome 12, SLUC_FBN_1.2, whole genome shotgun sequence, one DNA window encodes the following:
- the LOC116059903 gene encoding uncharacterized protein LOC116059903 isoform X2 → MAAHIKWCHICQTPGTVQPLEELEELLPPGYTHLLCVKEDEFRAHLKVQLSTKEAVEKWLEEFQNSSTLTWRKARTYPESARYNVYRVDLRCQHKTYSSGKTSRNTNCPATLFLVLKRSMEDRRSRSTDRHMAEGYLLYVNWRNEHNHGLAGADALRKRDVSAITIERLTELFERGHSPSSALETIKYDLQEEEGDEYVYAAADRAICPDLQFCYRLYHKIFQKSYSAPSGEKMAVDLRERLARYNEEHGCVCAQIEQTIDGQQVVAICTPVMQRVHTRVQQSGEMIFVESLGNCNRKPHRLFLFLTPSAAGGLPLGVLITTSESAATLTAGISLLKRLLPPAAFFGRGDHGPQAFMTDDCSALRQALAAVYPGASLMLSTFHLLQAMWRWLWNSHNGIKKEERPQLLNGFRGLVYARTAEELSAAYATLSADPLASKHNFMKRLLEVYGRRQEWALCLRGNTTNNYVESAVRIVRDKVLHRLKAYNLTQLVDFITTRFEASYIRRLTDFANNRVIHLSAPKGDDVDCHKIVREDEVTFLVPSASTGGWYHINTGLSCCTCPVGRTGAPCRHQGAVEQTFGERETLPLTSTPPLRKLFYEIASGRAAPDDWFVPLEPKSVLDQPRSGEEDAVHTSAASSTESLERELDGIFGILKKKLLENTTFEAPLQSFVDNLKKMKSDSAVQSALFSFGKTSCVPTRIRATPTTTEIGVQPTAVSLGGRRALGADRPPKSSRRDHPYTKGGRAKAEPHSLSHCVQGNTSLGKTH, encoded by the exons ATGGCTGCTCATATTAAATGGTGCCATATCTGCCAGACACCTGGCACCGTGCAGCCATTGGAGGAGCTGGAG GAACTCTTACCACCTGGATACACACATCTGCTGTGTGTGAAGGAGGATGAGTTTCGAGCCCATTTAAAAGTGCAGCTCTCCACTAAAGAGGCGGTGGAGAAATGGCTTGAGGAGTTTCAGAATTCCTCCACTTTAACATGGAGGAAGGCCCGAACGTATCCGGAGTCAGCGCGATACAACGTGTATAGA GTTGATCTCAGATGTCAGCATAAAACCTACTCATCTGGCAAAACCTCGAGAAACACCAACTGCCCTGCCACGCTCTTCCTTGTCCTCAAAAGAAGCATGGAGGACAGGAGGTCCAG GTCGACAGATCGACACATGGCAGAGGGTTACCTCCTGTATGTCAACTGGAGGAATGAGCACAACCATGGCCTCGCTGGCGCCGATGCCCTGAGGAAGAGGGACGTGTCTGCCATCACCATTGAAAGGCTGACTGAGCTCTTTGAGAGAGGTCATTCTCCCTCATCTGCTCTCGAGACCATCAAATATGACCtgcaggaggaagagggagacgAGTACGTCTATGCAGCAGCAGACCGGGCCATCTGCCCAGACCTCCAGTTCTGCTACAG GCTATACCACAAAATATTCCAGAAATCATACAGTGCCCCTTCTGGAGAAAAGATGGCTGTAGACCTCAGAGAGCGCCTTGCCAGGTATAACGAAGAACATGGCTGTGTCTGTGCTCAGATAGAACAGACCATCGACGGCCAGCAGGTGGTGGCCATTTGCACACCTGTAATGCAGCGGGTCCACACAAGAGTGCAACAGAGCGGAGAGATGATCTTTGTGGAGTCCTTGGGGAATTGCAACAGGAAACCCCACCGCCTTTTTCTCTTCCTAACCCCCTCTGCTGCAGGGGGGCTGCCTCTTGGTGTGCTGATCACCACATCAGAGAGTGCAGCCACTCTAACCGCCGGGATCTCCCTGCTGAAACGCCTTCTCCCACCTGCTGCTTTCTTTGGGCGCGGAGACCATGGTCCACAGGCATTCATGACAGATGACTGTTCAGCTCTGCGACAGGCACTTGCCGCGGTCTACCCTGGAGCCAGCCTCATGTTGAGCACCTTTCACCTGCTCCAGGCGATGTGGAGATGGCTGTGGAACAGCCATAATggcataaaaaaagaagaacgcCCACAGCTGCTAAATGGATTCAGAGGTCTTGTGTATGCCAGAACAGCTGAAGAGCTGTCTGCGGCCTACGCCACGCTGTCTGCAGATCCCCTGGCATCAAAACACAACTTCATGAAACGCTTGCTGGAGGTGTATGGGAGGCGGCAGGAGTGGGCACTGTGCTTGCGTGGCAACACCACCAACAACTATGTTGAAAGTGCCGTGAGGATTGTCAGAGACAAGGTCCTTCACAGGCTGAAGGCCTACAACCTGACCCAGCTGGTGGACTTCATAACCACTCGCTTTGAGGCATCCTACATCCGCCGCCTCACTGATTTCGCCAACAACCGGGTGATACACCTCTCAGCCCCCAAGGGTGATGATGTGGACTGCCACAAAATTGTCCGG GAGGATGAAGTCACTTTTCTGGTGCCCAGTGCATCAACGGGTGGCTGGTACCACATCAATACAGGACTGAGCTGCTGCACCTGCCCTGTTGGCAGGACTGGCGCGCCCTGCAGGCACCAGGGTGCTGTGGAGCAAACATTTGGTGAGAGAGAGACCCTCCCACTAACAAGCACCCCTCCTCTCAGGAAGCTCTTCTATGAAATAGCTTCAG gaagGGCTGCTCCAGATGACTGGTTTGTACCTCTGGAACCAAAGTCAGTGTTGG ATCAGCCCCGGTCTGGTGAAGAGGACGCTGTCCACACATCAGCTGCTTCCA GCACCGAGTCTTTGGAGAGAGAGCTGGATGGCATTTTTGGGATCCTCAAAAAGAAACTACTAGAGAACACAACATTCGAGGCACCTCTTCAGTCATTTgtggacaatttaaaaaaaatgaaaagtgacAGTGCTGTCCAGTCAGCTTTGTTCTCCTTCGGAAAGACCAGCTGTGTGCCTACTAGGATCCGTGCCACACCAACGACCACTGAGATTGGTGTGCAACCAACAGCGGTGTCTTTGGGGGGAAGAAGAGCTCTCGGAGCAGACAGACCTCCAAAGAGCTCCAGGAGAGACCACCCTTACACAAAGGGAGGAAGAGCCAAAGCTGAGCCACACAGCCTGTCCCATTGTGTGCAGGGGAACACCTCCCTGGGGAAAACCCActag
- the LOC116059903 gene encoding uncharacterized protein LOC116059903 isoform X3: protein MAAHIKWCHICQTPGTVQPLEELEELLPPGYTHLLCVKEDEFRAHLKVQLSTKEAVEKWLEEFQNSSTLTWRKARTYPESARYNVYRVDLRCQHKTYSSGKTSRNTNCPATLFLVLKRSMEDRRSRSTDRHMAEGYLLYVNWRNEHNHGLAGADALRKRDVSAITIERLTELFERGHSPSSALETIKYDLQEEEGDEYVYAAADRAICPDLQFCYRLYHKIFQKSYSAPSGEKMAVDLRERLARYNEEHGCVCAQIEQTIDGQQVVAICTPVMQRVHTRVQQSGEMIFVESLGNCNRKPHRLFLFLTPSAAGGLPLGVLITTSESAATLTAGISLLKRLLPPAAFFGRGDHGPQAFMTDDCSALRQALAAVYPGASLMLSTFHLLQAMWRWLWNSHNGIKKEERPQLLNGFRGLVYARTAEELSAAYATLSADPLASKHNFMKRLLEVYGRRQEWALCLRGNTTNNYVESAVRIVRDKVLHRLKAYNLTQLVDFITTRFEASYIRRLTDFANNRVIHLSAPKGDDVDCHKIVREDEVTFLVPSASTGGWYHINTGLSCCTCPVGRTGAPCRHQGAVEQTFGERETLPLTSTPPLRKLFYEIASGRAAPDDWFVPLEPKSVLGTESLERELDGIFGILKKKLLENTTFEAPLQSFVDNLKKMKSDSAVQSALFSFGKTSCVPTRIRATPTTTEIGVQPTAVSLGGRRALGADRPPKSSRRDHPYTKGGRAKAEPHSLSHCVQGNTSLGKTH, encoded by the exons ATGGCTGCTCATATTAAATGGTGCCATATCTGCCAGACACCTGGCACCGTGCAGCCATTGGAGGAGCTGGAG GAACTCTTACCACCTGGATACACACATCTGCTGTGTGTGAAGGAGGATGAGTTTCGAGCCCATTTAAAAGTGCAGCTCTCCACTAAAGAGGCGGTGGAGAAATGGCTTGAGGAGTTTCAGAATTCCTCCACTTTAACATGGAGGAAGGCCCGAACGTATCCGGAGTCAGCGCGATACAACGTGTATAGA GTTGATCTCAGATGTCAGCATAAAACCTACTCATCTGGCAAAACCTCGAGAAACACCAACTGCCCTGCCACGCTCTTCCTTGTCCTCAAAAGAAGCATGGAGGACAGGAGGTCCAG GTCGACAGATCGACACATGGCAGAGGGTTACCTCCTGTATGTCAACTGGAGGAATGAGCACAACCATGGCCTCGCTGGCGCCGATGCCCTGAGGAAGAGGGACGTGTCTGCCATCACCATTGAAAGGCTGACTGAGCTCTTTGAGAGAGGTCATTCTCCCTCATCTGCTCTCGAGACCATCAAATATGACCtgcaggaggaagagggagacgAGTACGTCTATGCAGCAGCAGACCGGGCCATCTGCCCAGACCTCCAGTTCTGCTACAG GCTATACCACAAAATATTCCAGAAATCATACAGTGCCCCTTCTGGAGAAAAGATGGCTGTAGACCTCAGAGAGCGCCTTGCCAGGTATAACGAAGAACATGGCTGTGTCTGTGCTCAGATAGAACAGACCATCGACGGCCAGCAGGTGGTGGCCATTTGCACACCTGTAATGCAGCGGGTCCACACAAGAGTGCAACAGAGCGGAGAGATGATCTTTGTGGAGTCCTTGGGGAATTGCAACAGGAAACCCCACCGCCTTTTTCTCTTCCTAACCCCCTCTGCTGCAGGGGGGCTGCCTCTTGGTGTGCTGATCACCACATCAGAGAGTGCAGCCACTCTAACCGCCGGGATCTCCCTGCTGAAACGCCTTCTCCCACCTGCTGCTTTCTTTGGGCGCGGAGACCATGGTCCACAGGCATTCATGACAGATGACTGTTCAGCTCTGCGACAGGCACTTGCCGCGGTCTACCCTGGAGCCAGCCTCATGTTGAGCACCTTTCACCTGCTCCAGGCGATGTGGAGATGGCTGTGGAACAGCCATAATggcataaaaaaagaagaacgcCCACAGCTGCTAAATGGATTCAGAGGTCTTGTGTATGCCAGAACAGCTGAAGAGCTGTCTGCGGCCTACGCCACGCTGTCTGCAGATCCCCTGGCATCAAAACACAACTTCATGAAACGCTTGCTGGAGGTGTATGGGAGGCGGCAGGAGTGGGCACTGTGCTTGCGTGGCAACACCACCAACAACTATGTTGAAAGTGCCGTGAGGATTGTCAGAGACAAGGTCCTTCACAGGCTGAAGGCCTACAACCTGACCCAGCTGGTGGACTTCATAACCACTCGCTTTGAGGCATCCTACATCCGCCGCCTCACTGATTTCGCCAACAACCGGGTGATACACCTCTCAGCCCCCAAGGGTGATGATGTGGACTGCCACAAAATTGTCCGG GAGGATGAAGTCACTTTTCTGGTGCCCAGTGCATCAACGGGTGGCTGGTACCACATCAATACAGGACTGAGCTGCTGCACCTGCCCTGTTGGCAGGACTGGCGCGCCCTGCAGGCACCAGGGTGCTGTGGAGCAAACATTTGGTGAGAGAGAGACCCTCCCACTAACAAGCACCCCTCCTCTCAGGAAGCTCTTCTATGAAATAGCTTCAG gaagGGCTGCTCCAGATGACTGGTTTGTACCTCTGGAACCAAAGTCAGTGTTGG GCACCGAGTCTTTGGAGAGAGAGCTGGATGGCATTTTTGGGATCCTCAAAAAGAAACTACTAGAGAACACAACATTCGAGGCACCTCTTCAGTCATTTgtggacaatttaaaaaaaatgaaaagtgacAGTGCTGTCCAGTCAGCTTTGTTCTCCTTCGGAAAGACCAGCTGTGTGCCTACTAGGATCCGTGCCACACCAACGACCACTGAGATTGGTGTGCAACCAACAGCGGTGTCTTTGGGGGGAAGAAGAGCTCTCGGAGCAGACAGACCTCCAAAGAGCTCCAGGAGAGACCACCCTTACACAAAGGGAGGAAGAGCCAAAGCTGAGCCACACAGCCTGTCCCATTGTGTGCAGGGGAACACCTCCCTGGGGAAAACCCActag
- the LOC116059903 gene encoding uncharacterized protein LOC116059903 isoform X1 has product MAAHIKWCHICQTPGTVQPLEELEELLPPGYTHLLCVKEDEFRAHLKVQLSTKEAVEKWLEEFQNSSTLTWRKARTYPESARYNVYRVDLRCQHKTYSSGKTSRNTNCPATLFLVLKRSMEDRRSRSTDRHMAEGYLLYVNWRNEHNHGLAGADALRKRDVSAITIERLTELFERGHSPSSALETIKYDLQEEEGDEYVYAAADRAICPDLQFCYRLYHKIFQKSYSAPSGEKMAVDLRERLARYNEEHGCVCAQIEQTIDGQQVVAICTPVMQRVHTRVQQSGEMIFVESLGNCNRKPHRLFLFLTPSAAGGLPLGVLITTSESAATLTAGISLLKRLLPPAAFFGRGDHGPQAFMTDDCSALRQALAAVYPGASLMLSTFHLLQAMWRWLWNSHNGIKKEERPQLLNGFRGLVYARTAEELSAAYATLSADPLASKHNFMKRLLEVYGRRQEWALCLRGNTTNNYVESAVRIVRDKVLHRLKAYNLTQLVDFITTRFEASYIRRLTDFANNRVIHLSAPKGDDVDCHKIVREDEVTFLVPSASTGGWYHINTGLSCCTCPVGRTGAPCRHQGAVEQTFGERETLPLTSTPPLRKLFYEIASGRAAPDDWFVPLEPKSVLDQPRSGEEDAVHTSAASSTGTESLERELDGIFGILKKKLLENTTFEAPLQSFVDNLKKMKSDSAVQSALFSFGKTSCVPTRIRATPTTTEIGVQPTAVSLGGRRALGADRPPKSSRRDHPYTKGGRAKAEPHSLSHCVQGNTSLGKTH; this is encoded by the exons ATGGCTGCTCATATTAAATGGTGCCATATCTGCCAGACACCTGGCACCGTGCAGCCATTGGAGGAGCTGGAG GAACTCTTACCACCTGGATACACACATCTGCTGTGTGTGAAGGAGGATGAGTTTCGAGCCCATTTAAAAGTGCAGCTCTCCACTAAAGAGGCGGTGGAGAAATGGCTTGAGGAGTTTCAGAATTCCTCCACTTTAACATGGAGGAAGGCCCGAACGTATCCGGAGTCAGCGCGATACAACGTGTATAGA GTTGATCTCAGATGTCAGCATAAAACCTACTCATCTGGCAAAACCTCGAGAAACACCAACTGCCCTGCCACGCTCTTCCTTGTCCTCAAAAGAAGCATGGAGGACAGGAGGTCCAG GTCGACAGATCGACACATGGCAGAGGGTTACCTCCTGTATGTCAACTGGAGGAATGAGCACAACCATGGCCTCGCTGGCGCCGATGCCCTGAGGAAGAGGGACGTGTCTGCCATCACCATTGAAAGGCTGACTGAGCTCTTTGAGAGAGGTCATTCTCCCTCATCTGCTCTCGAGACCATCAAATATGACCtgcaggaggaagagggagacgAGTACGTCTATGCAGCAGCAGACCGGGCCATCTGCCCAGACCTCCAGTTCTGCTACAG GCTATACCACAAAATATTCCAGAAATCATACAGTGCCCCTTCTGGAGAAAAGATGGCTGTAGACCTCAGAGAGCGCCTTGCCAGGTATAACGAAGAACATGGCTGTGTCTGTGCTCAGATAGAACAGACCATCGACGGCCAGCAGGTGGTGGCCATTTGCACACCTGTAATGCAGCGGGTCCACACAAGAGTGCAACAGAGCGGAGAGATGATCTTTGTGGAGTCCTTGGGGAATTGCAACAGGAAACCCCACCGCCTTTTTCTCTTCCTAACCCCCTCTGCTGCAGGGGGGCTGCCTCTTGGTGTGCTGATCACCACATCAGAGAGTGCAGCCACTCTAACCGCCGGGATCTCCCTGCTGAAACGCCTTCTCCCACCTGCTGCTTTCTTTGGGCGCGGAGACCATGGTCCACAGGCATTCATGACAGATGACTGTTCAGCTCTGCGACAGGCACTTGCCGCGGTCTACCCTGGAGCCAGCCTCATGTTGAGCACCTTTCACCTGCTCCAGGCGATGTGGAGATGGCTGTGGAACAGCCATAATggcataaaaaaagaagaacgcCCACAGCTGCTAAATGGATTCAGAGGTCTTGTGTATGCCAGAACAGCTGAAGAGCTGTCTGCGGCCTACGCCACGCTGTCTGCAGATCCCCTGGCATCAAAACACAACTTCATGAAACGCTTGCTGGAGGTGTATGGGAGGCGGCAGGAGTGGGCACTGTGCTTGCGTGGCAACACCACCAACAACTATGTTGAAAGTGCCGTGAGGATTGTCAGAGACAAGGTCCTTCACAGGCTGAAGGCCTACAACCTGACCCAGCTGGTGGACTTCATAACCACTCGCTTTGAGGCATCCTACATCCGCCGCCTCACTGATTTCGCCAACAACCGGGTGATACACCTCTCAGCCCCCAAGGGTGATGATGTGGACTGCCACAAAATTGTCCGG GAGGATGAAGTCACTTTTCTGGTGCCCAGTGCATCAACGGGTGGCTGGTACCACATCAATACAGGACTGAGCTGCTGCACCTGCCCTGTTGGCAGGACTGGCGCGCCCTGCAGGCACCAGGGTGCTGTGGAGCAAACATTTGGTGAGAGAGAGACCCTCCCACTAACAAGCACCCCTCCTCTCAGGAAGCTCTTCTATGAAATAGCTTCAG gaagGGCTGCTCCAGATGACTGGTTTGTACCTCTGGAACCAAAGTCAGTGTTGG ATCAGCCCCGGTCTGGTGAAGAGGACGCTGTCCACACATCAGCTGCTTCCA GCACAGGCACCGAGTCTTTGGAGAGAGAGCTGGATGGCATTTTTGGGATCCTCAAAAAGAAACTACTAGAGAACACAACATTCGAGGCACCTCTTCAGTCATTTgtggacaatttaaaaaaaatgaaaagtgacAGTGCTGTCCAGTCAGCTTTGTTCTCCTTCGGAAAGACCAGCTGTGTGCCTACTAGGATCCGTGCCACACCAACGACCACTGAGATTGGTGTGCAACCAACAGCGGTGTCTTTGGGGGGAAGAAGAGCTCTCGGAGCAGACAGACCTCCAAAGAGCTCCAGGAGAGACCACCCTTACACAAAGGGAGGAAGAGCCAAAGCTGAGCCACACAGCCTGTCCCATTGTGTGCAGGGGAACACCTCCCTGGGGAAAACCCActag